A window of Rhododendron vialii isolate Sample 1 chromosome 11a, ASM3025357v1 genomic DNA:
aaatacaaaatataattaGTTTATCCAAATATTACTTTCAGAATAAATATATAATgagaaatataataaaaattacCTTAAACAACCACCGAAAAGcacttgttgtctcatttcgaAGAAGTGCACACCCGAACAATATCGTCTTTCCATGATTATTGATTCCCACAAAAATGCCAAAAGGCATTTGATAGGCATTAACCTTGTAAGTAGTGTCAAACACGACAACATCTCCAAACTTTTGGTACCAATCGAAAGAAAGGGCATGAGACCAAAAAATGTGTTCTAACTTTCTTTCTTCATCAACTGTAAAAGCATATTGAAACTTggaattttcttcttttgcaaCCTTACAATGATGCAAAAGATCCATAGCATCGTTAACTTCATGCTTCTTCCCAATTTTAGTTAAAAGGTTCCGCACATCTTTTTCAAGGAATGGAAGGTAACCATGTTTGActtttttttcaacttccatAAGGCGCATCATTTCCTTGACTGAAAGACCAGCTTCTTTGAACAAAAGTATACGCTTTTCATCAGCATCCGAAATCTTTCGATTGACAGGAAGAAACCGAACTTCTGTAGGACTTAACAACTCATGGTTATGCTCCGTAATGAACTCAGTGATTTGCCATTCTTGAGGGAAAATATCAAATGATTTCTTTAAAGTGATACGTATTCGAGCTTTGCATCCACACCTTACAGATTTCTTATTTCGTTGTTCTTTGGAGGAGTCCACAAGTTTCAACCGTGGTTTCCCTTCACATTGACAAACAAAATCTTGTCGTCTtacttctccattttttttgtttgtgcgATCTTTCCGAATGGAAAACCCACTCCTACGGGCATAGTTTTGAAAGCAAACATAAGCCTCTTCTTCACTTAAAAAACACTGACCAAGAAAAGGATCAAACACATTTTGCACTAAGTCATCTTCACTCTTTTTTTGCCCAGCTAAGTCATCTTCACTTGAACAATCAATTTCTTTGGGATACTCATTCAACTCGAATGTATTTCTTTCGAACGATATAACCCCCACTTCATCATTTGAAGGCTCATTCAAGTCAAAATCAATGATACTTTCATCCATGGTCCTACAACACCTAGTATAATGTCCCAAAAAACATATCAGTAAATATAAATGTAAAGCTTCAAGATTTAGCTTAAATGACAACCCTCCTACATGGTCTTGTAAGTTGGAATGGCTAACCACCTCACGAAAGATCCAAATCTTAATCCTTCGCATCAATTGGAGtgctttccaaattttttgtttaataaagttaaGAACATTGAACTTTTAGAAAGGAAACattaaaatatcatttactGAAGCACCCTTTCTAAATACCATTTGCCtttccgaaaaaaataaaaaatgctaaatCCTATTTGGCTTCAAATTTCTTAACAGAATGTTATGGAGACAAAAACATATAAAATTGGTTTACCCATCGATCCATCAAAAAGTTTCCTTTAACATTCAATAAACCCCACAAGCCAAATACAGGAACACCAATAGATATCCACAACTACTTGTCATAAGGAACAAACAAACTAGGTTAAAATCTGTGAATGATTCAAAGTGAAGATTAAGACCCCCTGGTTGAAACCATAACTTCAGAGTGAAACGTACCTTATTTTTTTAGGGCTTCTAGAATGGAGCTTACATGTCACCAGCAGGTGTGATTCCAACAGAGATTCCGGCAGAGATATATAGGAGTAGATTCTTCAAACggaatcaatcaatcaaaaacGGAAAAGCCGTGAGAATTCTACCAAGCAACCGTTGTCTTCTACAAGCCGAAATCGAAACAAAagtaggaaaacaaaaatcaacgAATGTTGCGTTCCGTTTGGTTGCAGGAAA
This region includes:
- the LOC131306507 gene encoding protein FAR1-RELATED SEQUENCE 11-like isoform X1, with protein sequence MRRIKIWIFREVVSHSNLQDHVGGLSFKLNLEALHLYLLICFLGHYTRCCRTMDESIIDFDLNEPSNDEVGVISFERNTFELNEYPKEIDCSSEDDLAGQKKSEDDLVQNVFDPFLGQCFLSEEEAYVCFQNYARRSGFSIRKDRTNKKNGEVRRQDFVCQCEGKPRLKLVDSSKEQRNKKSVRCGCKARIRITLKKSFDIFPQEWQITEFITEHNHELLSPTEVRFLPVNRKISDADEKRILLFKEAGLSVKEMMRLMEVEKKVKHGYLPFLEKDVRNLLTKIGKKHEVNDAMDLLHHCKVAKEENSKFQYAFTVDEERKLEHIFWSHALSFDWYQKFGDVVVFDTTYKVNAYQMPFGIFVGINNHGKTILFGCALLRNETTSAFRWLFKTFTALMKKQPKTILTDQDPWITQAIAKEFPTTKHSFCIWHITSKFSGWFTAVLQSQYQDWCADFYKLYHLDSPEEFEHQWSHLIAKYNMHTNKHVIGLNGIKHFWVPAYLRDNFFGGMTTTGRSESINAFIKRFIGSHSNLSQFVKQADLAIEDVQQRELHDTMLEKYRGSTLRTMSPLEEQARGVLTPFCFKKFQEEFGRATLYSLLGENGNEFIVKYHEETTTKKRIVFWDGEMATCSCKHFEFWGILCRHILSVFLHKDCYAIPFTYLPVRWSREVPQSEEAPRVLEEETLSDTPIDDIHCPPISKTKGRPKTKRLKGGKEARKVTKSCGFCKKVGHNITTCPEKENIGFVNGSQKKKKKTSSSDIGLNPIFSLKY